The following coding sequences lie in one Pontibacter sp. G13 genomic window:
- a CDS encoding TrmH family RNA methyltransferase → MEELSKAKIKIFAALQVKKYRYRHRRFVVEGWKMVQEAILERWKVEAIVVREGVELKSGFDLGGYPCFQTSEEAFQKLSSQTHPEGILAIVEFPETGFGKMDELDSLPEGPGLILQDIQDPGNLGTILRTADWFGIKQVICSKGCSDILNPKVLRATMGAIFRVEVSYTSDLTRLLRESKQTIWAADMEGENLAETPLAPESWVLIGNEANGIDRDFLKLPAVKPLTIPRIGKTESLNAGMAAGILMWQLSFGSQSGQN, encoded by the coding sequence ATGGAGGAACTTTCGAAGGCAAAAATAAAAATTTTCGCCGCTTTGCAGGTGAAAAAATACAGGTATCGGCACCGGAGATTCGTGGTGGAAGGTTGGAAAATGGTCCAAGAAGCCATCTTGGAACGTTGGAAGGTGGAGGCAATTGTGGTGCGTGAAGGCGTCGAGTTGAAGTCTGGGTTTGACTTGGGTGGATATCCATGCTTTCAGACTTCAGAAGAGGCGTTCCAGAAGCTCTCCTCCCAAACCCATCCTGAAGGAATTTTGGCGATAGTGGAATTTCCGGAAACGGGATTCGGCAAGATGGATGAATTGGATTCCTTGCCAGAAGGTCCAGGTTTGATTTTGCAAGACATTCAGGACCCGGGCAATCTAGGGACCATCTTGAGGACAGCCGATTGGTTTGGGATCAAGCAGGTCATCTGCTCTAAAGGCTGCTCGGATATCTTGAATCCCAAGGTGTTGCGGGCGACGATGGGGGCGATATTCCGGGTGGAAGTTTCCTACACATCGGATCTGACTAGATTGCTCAGAGAAAGCAAGCAGACCATTTGGGCTGCCGATATGGAAGGCGAAAATCTAGCTGAGACTCCCTTGGCTCCTGAATCTTGGGTATTGATCGGGAATGAAGCCAATGGTATTGATCGAGATTTCCTCAAGCTACCTGCTGTCAAACCGCTGACCATTCCTAGGATCGGGAAAACCGAATCACTCAATGCCGGCATGGCTGCGGGAATCTTGATGTGGCAGCTCTCTTTTGGGTCCCAAAGCGGACAAAATTGA
- a CDS encoding BamA/TamA family outer membrane protein, which produces MTPKLRKYARLVTLLWICLLGAGCNATKFVPEGSFLLKNEPKIKQPQANKIDGELLASGVQSKPNRRWVLPKTPLHIHNFGVRIDRIFYPKREDLTEQDTVKGFRKFTHWLQFGFGEPPALVDSAQIQEDLENLRNICFANGHFYPDLSVAIDTPKQKWRKPKASLIYTVTPNTGYQIDQVDLIFGDSTGETNFARAVYDLNKSLLKPGKLYSHADFAAERNRVAQNFRNRGYFRFSPSDIIFEVDTSGLDSFDMALLDLDHPRKPINIQIEISKTPIRYMVREIRVRIKEPPQQGTPPRILRLRPQELTIPIRDSLNLKFKRMDSTLQETFLVDSSQLSRLNYNFLAQRIHLRENRSYSLSWTQLTFRRLQELTMLKYSLIRYPIVGEALMDVDIELQMAPQYQIQLGTETFTRDITSLAANLPSIGANITVRNRNTFKKSELLEVGVSGNIGWTTTESESGRVNDLYYQLGGKAELNIQRFLGINVIKWAIPKSIKRDFSRFSPTTILSLNADLERQQDFSQFAPGANMSYRWNHIPFKDLAVSRLTLISLDYIQPDVSSGSDLDTLVTQLPPPLDQDFSNRLSSKFTYSYTRQNYMKTRARPTYWYRITLENGGFLPYLIEQLNFAIGRDDDLNDNQFLLFDNEVFYGQYFRGSLEGKIYYPITKTTEAVFRGYIGAGSSYNKTPIITKDGRFFGGGISGMRGWPSKTLGPGRVGRLSDLGLDDSSRLTTLFGPGGEYKLELNAEYRFNLISWFEMALFLDMGNVWFSKKADEFFGDGKASLRKENLVLGVDAGLGFRFDFSFLIVRLDFGQQLFAPDLEQKWVFNNPEVERLASRRQFNLGIGYPF; this is translated from the coding sequence ATGACCCCAAAATTACGAAAATACGCGAGGTTGGTCACATTGCTTTGGATCTGTCTGCTCGGAGCAGGGTGCAATGCGACCAAATTTGTACCTGAAGGTTCCTTTTTGCTCAAAAATGAGCCCAAAATCAAGCAGCCCCAGGCCAACAAAATTGACGGGGAGCTATTGGCTTCAGGCGTGCAGAGCAAACCCAACCGGCGGTGGGTCCTTCCTAAGACGCCACTCCATATCCACAATTTCGGGGTAAGGATCGATCGGATCTTCTATCCCAAACGGGAAGATCTCACCGAGCAGGACACTGTCAAGGGCTTCCGAAAATTCACCCATTGGCTTCAATTTGGGTTTGGAGAACCGCCTGCATTGGTGGATTCGGCCCAGATTCAGGAAGACCTCGAAAACCTCAGGAATATATGCTTCGCCAACGGACATTTCTATCCCGATTTGTCAGTCGCAATTGACACCCCCAAACAAAAGTGGCGAAAGCCCAAAGCCTCCCTGATCTACACAGTCACACCCAATACAGGGTATCAGATTGACCAAGTGGATCTGATTTTTGGCGACAGTACGGGAGAAACCAATTTTGCCCGGGCGGTATACGATTTGAACAAATCCCTGCTCAAACCGGGAAAGCTCTATAGCCATGCTGATTTTGCGGCAGAACGGAATCGGGTGGCCCAGAATTTCAGAAATAGAGGATACTTTCGATTCTCTCCCAGCGATATCATTTTCGAGGTGGACACTTCTGGACTGGACAGCTTTGATATGGCTTTGCTCGACCTCGATCATCCTCGGAAACCCATCAATATCCAGATCGAGATCAGCAAGACCCCGATCCGATACATGGTCCGAGAGATACGAGTTCGAATCAAGGAACCTCCTCAACAAGGCACCCCGCCCCGCATCTTGAGATTGAGACCCCAAGAACTGACAATTCCAATCCGAGATAGCCTCAACCTCAAATTTAAGCGGATGGATTCCACCCTACAAGAGACTTTCCTCGTGGATTCCTCCCAACTCTCTAGGCTCAATTATAATTTCCTCGCCCAGCGAATTCATTTGCGGGAAAACCGATCCTATAGTCTGTCTTGGACGCAGCTGACCTTTCGCAGGCTGCAGGAGCTCACCATGTTGAAATATAGCCTCATCCGCTATCCCATCGTGGGGGAAGCGCTGATGGACGTGGACATCGAGTTGCAAATGGCTCCTCAGTACCAGATCCAATTGGGTACAGAGACCTTCACAAGGGATATCACCTCACTGGCCGCCAACTTGCCTAGTATTGGTGCCAATATCACCGTCCGGAACCGAAACACCTTCAAGAAATCGGAGCTACTCGAAGTGGGGGTTAGCGGCAACATCGGTTGGACCACCACTGAAAGTGAATCTGGCAGGGTCAATGATCTTTACTACCAATTGGGGGGAAAAGCTGAACTCAATATCCAGCGCTTTTTGGGGATCAATGTCATCAAATGGGCCATCCCGAAATCCATCAAACGAGATTTCAGCCGATTTAGCCCTACGACCATCTTGAGCCTCAATGCCGATCTTGAACGCCAGCAGGATTTCTCCCAGTTTGCGCCCGGTGCCAATATGTCTTACCGTTGGAACCATATTCCCTTCAAGGATCTGGCCGTGAGCAGATTGACCCTCATTTCCTTGGACTACATCCAACCAGATGTATCCTCTGGATCGGACCTTGACACCCTGGTGACACAGCTTCCGCCTCCCTTGGATCAGGATTTCAGCAATCGCCTAAGTTCCAAATTCACCTATTCCTACACGCGCCAAAACTACATGAAGACCCGAGCGCGGCCTACTTACTGGTACAGAATCACGCTGGAAAACGGGGGGTTTCTCCCCTACTTGATCGAACAGCTCAACTTTGCCATCGGCAGGGACGACGATCTCAATGACAACCAATTCCTCCTGTTTGACAATGAGGTATTCTATGGTCAATATTTCCGAGGATCGCTGGAAGGGAAAATCTACTACCCCATTACCAAAACCACAGAAGCGGTATTTCGAGGCTATATCGGAGCGGGTTCTTCATACAACAAAACCCCGATCATCACCAAAGATGGGCGGTTCTTTGGAGGCGGTATCTCAGGGATGAGAGGCTGGCCTTCCAAAACCTTGGGACCGGGACGTGTGGGGAGGCTTTCTGACTTGGGGCTCGATGATAGCAGTCGATTGACTACGCTTTTTGGGCCGGGAGGGGAATACAAGCTCGAACTCAACGCAGAGTATCGATTCAACCTGATTTCTTGGTTCGAGATGGCCCTATTCCTAGATATGGGCAATGTCTGGTTCAGCAAGAAAGCCGACGAATTCTTTGGAGATGGAAAAGCCTCCCTTCGAAAGGAGAACTTGGTCTTGGGAGTCGATGCGGGTCTGGGATTCCGATTTGATTTCTCCTTCTTGATTGTCAGGCTCGACTTCGGGCAGCAGCTATTTGCCCCAGACTTGGAACAGAAATGGGTCTTCAACAACCCAGAAGTCGAACGGCTGGCCTCGCGAAGGCAGTTCAACCTCGGGATTGGATACCCCTTCTGA
- a CDS encoding DUF4407 domain-containing protein produces MKKIQSFFWFCAGANTEILKDCPTDHAKYFGIGGTILFTAIMAGLAGGYACFTAFDDPSVAVGFGIFWGLMIFNLDRYIVSSTGKGDGTTKITWDEWKNAFPRLAMALLLGFVIATPLELRLFQKEIDMEIETLKQQKRADARSEIEVNYGQIAELEVRVVELNQEVQAYDLIRKQRYAEMIQEAEGNSASGRPGAGKIYEEKKQQYALAEQEYEDFKLKQEKKIEEVEANIERLKQSRDEEVANIDNIAAQYDGLMAKLEAFSKLTDTYPTLKIAKWLITAMFIFIEIAPILFKMMTERGPYDDRVERIKHVTHVSEMERISTANEEVNTNLKLAVERNRQRLEAEIRANDALMKQIADAQADIAGAAIDEWRKNEMAKARAAQNTPAEA; encoded by the coding sequence ATGAAAAAAATACAATCCTTCTTTTGGTTCTGCGCGGGAGCCAACACCGAAATACTCAAAGATTGCCCCACCGATCATGCCAAATATTTCGGCATTGGTGGTACAATTCTGTTTACCGCCATCATGGCTGGTCTAGCAGGCGGATATGCATGTTTTACGGCATTCGATGATCCAAGCGTGGCGGTAGGGTTCGGGATATTCTGGGGATTGATGATCTTCAATCTGGACCGATACATTGTTTCCTCCACCGGAAAAGGAGATGGTACCACCAAGATCACGTGGGATGAATGGAAGAATGCCTTCCCGAGACTGGCCATGGCCCTACTTCTGGGATTCGTCATTGCAACTCCCTTGGAATTGAGGCTTTTCCAAAAGGAAATCGATATGGAAATCGAGACGCTAAAGCAGCAGAAAAGGGCCGATGCAAGATCCGAAATCGAGGTCAACTATGGCCAAATCGCCGAGCTGGAAGTTCGGGTCGTGGAACTCAATCAGGAAGTTCAAGCCTATGACCTCATCCGTAAGCAACGATATGCGGAGATGATCCAAGAGGCAGAAGGAAATTCAGCCAGTGGACGTCCCGGTGCGGGAAAAATCTATGAGGAAAAAAAGCAGCAGTATGCCTTGGCGGAGCAAGAATACGAGGATTTTAAACTCAAGCAGGAAAAGAAAATCGAAGAGGTAGAGGCGAATATCGAACGCCTGAAGCAAAGTCGAGATGAGGAGGTGGCCAATATCGACAACATTGCCGCCCAATATGATGGATTGATGGCCAAACTGGAGGCATTCTCCAAATTGACAGATACCTATCCGACCCTCAAAATTGCCAAATGGCTCATTACTGCGATGTTTATATTCATCGAGATTGCCCCGATTCTCTTCAAAATGATGACGGAAAGAGGGCCATACGACGATCGAGTGGAGCGCATCAAGCATGTGACCCATGTATCCGAAATGGAGCGGATCTCCACAGCAAATGAGGAGGTCAACACCAATCTCAAATTAGCCGTGGAGCGGAACCGCCAACGGCTGGAAGCGGAAATTCGCGCCAATGACGCCCTGATGAAGCAGATTGCCGATGCTCAAGCCGACATCGCGGGAGCTGCCATCGATGAGTGGAGAAAGAACGAAATGGCCAAAGCTCGAGCGGCTCAGAACACGCCTGCCGAAGCCTAA
- a CDS encoding M15 family metallopeptidase: MYKCFFSGMMALFVVGCASNAHNSTAEAPAESDSLTQITDTIPMEEPLDTVAVEYLLGKFDPAKAEDFVRIEDAYSGGNARGTYLHQEAYEAFKKMHAAAKADGVTLTILSSTRNFWRQKSIWEAKWTGSRLVGGKNLAKTVANPQDRALVILKYSSMPGTSRHHWGTDIDINNFENSYFESGRGLKEYQWLVAHGPEFGFCQPYSAKGTARPFGYEMEKWHWSYMPLAKRYLNSYQALVNHDMIEGFKGSEAASGIDVITKYVMGISPDCK, translated from the coding sequence ATGTATAAATGTTTCTTTTCGGGCATGATGGCCCTGTTCGTAGTCGGCTGTGCTTCCAATGCGCACAATTCCACTGCGGAAGCCCCGGCAGAATCGGATTCCTTGACCCAAATCACAGACACCATTCCCATGGAAGAACCTTTAGATACGGTTGCGGTCGAGTACCTGCTCGGAAAATTCGACCCTGCCAAAGCCGAGGATTTCGTTCGGATTGAAGATGCCTACAGTGGAGGAAATGCGCGTGGGACCTACCTCCACCAAGAGGCCTACGAGGCATTTAAGAAGATGCATGCAGCGGCTAAGGCAGATGGAGTCACATTGACCATCTTGTCCTCCACGCGTAACTTCTGGCGTCAAAAAAGCATCTGGGAAGCCAAATGGACAGGTTCCCGATTGGTAGGAGGGAAAAATCTCGCCAAGACCGTAGCCAATCCTCAGGATCGGGCATTGGTGATTTTGAAATACAGCTCCATGCCCGGAACTTCTCGTCACCATTGGGGGACAGATATTGATATCAATAACTTCGAGAATAGCTACTTCGAATCTGGTCGAGGATTGAAAGAATATCAATGGCTCGTGGCTCACGGCCCAGAGTTTGGATTCTGCCAGCCTTATTCAGCGAAAGGCACTGCGAGACCTTTCGGATACGAAATGGAAAAATGGCACTGGTCCTATATGCCTTTGGCCAAACGATATCTAAATTCCTACCAAGCATTGGTGAATCATGATATGATCGAAGGATTCAAAGGTTCAGAAGCTGCTTCCGGAATTGACGTGATCACCAAATACGTAATGGGCATTTCGCCAGACTGCAAATAG
- a CDS encoding FtsX-like permease family protein, which produces MNVKFTIAKRYLFGKKSSNAINVISWVAMIGIGVGVAALILVLSVFNGLTSFIEDLFAGVDPDIKIVASSGFHFEHDEELYEQLAKHPKVAAITRTVEGKVGFEYVDNQVLGTLKGVESSEYLAVNPLDSSVYVGEFGLARQNGVQQAVFGASVAAGLSADLHDEILPITVFYIPQKASMLNPQKSIRTDRVFPSGFFSIQKEYDETLVVSDFEFVQNLFRLKNQVSSYEIRLKNIDDASAFKEEIQPWLGENLEALTWFEQHITLYKVMRNEKYISYLILVLILAIAAVNIVGSLYMIVLEKKRDIAILMSMGTTSSFIRGVFQQTGLLVGAVGGMIGVLLALIAGLAQKYLKLIKLNGGESFRVDAFPIEMQFGDFALVFVTVLLLAWIASLYPSNKASSGNIVEGLSK; this is translated from the coding sequence ATGAATGTCAAATTCACCATCGCCAAACGCTACTTGTTCGGCAAGAAATCCAGCAATGCCATCAATGTGATCTCCTGGGTCGCGATGATCGGTATCGGCGTAGGCGTGGCGGCCCTGATTTTGGTGCTTTCGGTCTTCAACGGTCTTACCTCTTTCATCGAAGATCTCTTCGCAGGGGTAGATCCGGATATCAAGATCGTGGCATCCTCGGGATTTCATTTCGAGCATGATGAGGAGTTGTACGAGCAGTTGGCCAAACATCCCAAAGTTGCGGCAATCACCCGCACAGTCGAAGGGAAAGTAGGATTTGAGTACGTAGACAATCAAGTCCTTGGCACGCTCAAAGGGGTGGAATCTTCAGAATATTTGGCTGTTAACCCCCTGGACTCATCGGTGTATGTCGGTGAATTCGGATTGGCTCGTCAGAACGGTGTCCAGCAGGCGGTATTCGGGGCTAGCGTGGCGGCTGGGCTTTCTGCGGATCTCCATGATGAGATTCTGCCCATCACGGTATTTTACATTCCCCAGAAAGCCTCCATGCTCAATCCCCAGAAGTCCATCCGGACGGATCGGGTCTTCCCCTCAGGCTTCTTTTCCATTCAAAAGGAATACGACGAAACGCTCGTGGTTTCGGATTTTGAGTTTGTGCAAAATCTCTTCCGTCTGAAGAATCAAGTTTCTTCCTACGAAATTCGCCTCAAGAACATTGACGATGCTAGCGCTTTCAAGGAAGAAATTCAGCCTTGGCTCGGTGAAAACTTGGAGGCCTTGACGTGGTTTGAGCAGCACATTACCTTGTACAAGGTCATGCGCAACGAAAAGTACATCTCTTATTTGATTTTGGTGCTGATCTTGGCGATTGCCGCGGTCAACATTGTGGGGAGTCTATACATGATCGTTTTGGAGAAAAAGCGAGATATCGCCATCCTCATGTCCATGGGGACGACCTCTTCCTTTATTCGAGGCGTATTCCAGCAGACAGGCCTCTTGGTCGGTGCCGTTGGAGGAATGATCGGGGTCCTGCTGGCATTGATTGCCGGTCTTGCCCAGAAATACCTCAAGCTGATCAAGCTCAATGGCGGTGAAAGCTTTCGGGTAGATGCCTTTCCGATTGAAATGCAGTTTGGAGATTTTGCGCTGGTATTTGTGACCGTCCTCCTTCTTGCATGGATTGCCTCCCTTTATCCTTCGAATAAGGCTTCGAGTGGCAATATTGTCGAGGGATTGAGCAAATAA
- a CDS encoding DUF1573 domain-containing protein, producing the protein MNRLSAISLVILILLMTSYSAIGQSENLRIENEPAAGFAQTQYDLGYLQVGKATTFELTFSNPEDQPINIQYISATCNSEIHFDYPTQIEADQSATISLVITPKEAGYRLCNMVVGVSDQPDFQNTLEIIFVGYE; encoded by the coding sequence ATGAATCGTCTTTCAGCCATTTCATTGGTCATTCTCATCCTTTTGATGACCTCCTATTCGGCCATTGGGCAATCAGAAAACCTACGAATAGAAAACGAGCCTGCTGCTGGGTTCGCCCAGACACAATACGACCTCGGGTATCTTCAAGTGGGAAAAGCCACTACCTTTGAACTGACTTTTAGCAATCCTGAAGATCAACCCATTAACATTCAGTATATTTCGGCTACCTGTAACAGCGAAATCCACTTTGACTACCCTACTCAGATTGAAGCAGATCAATCCGCCACCATCTCATTGGTTATTACCCCCAAGGAGGCCGGATATCGGCTCTGTAATATGGTCGTGGGAGTATCCGATCAACCTGATTTTCAGAATACCCTCGAAATCATCTTCGTGGGATACGAGTAA
- a CDS encoding potassium transporter TrkG: protein MFNFRAITHLLGLLIAISGLAMLLAIPFSLYYQSSDLEALLYSGLGSLVLGGAIWFFTRSEESQELKKRDGYLIVTMGWLVMSLIGSVPYMLSGAIPSFADAFFETMSGFTTTGASILGQHIEELPKGLHFWRAMTHWIGGMGIIVLTIAILPLLGIGGMQLYAAEVPGPTPDKLTPRVKETAKRLWIIYVALTAIEAIFLMFGGMNFFDSICHSMATLSTGGFSTRQASMAAFSPYHQYIVTLFMFLAGTNFALTYFALRGKPLKLWENEEFRIYLFVTLILTAVVTGVVFATQDIPFEQAFRESIFQILAVITTTGFGTADFTAWGPFLMVLFFFLMFCGACAGSTSGGMKLVRFIVVFKNSYLELKRQIFPKAILPVRFNGKSISEDIVGKIVAFFLIFVLIFVAGSFVMAAMGLDYMSALGSVAATLGNIGPGIGAVGPGDPENFAALPDAGKWFLSFLMLLGRLELFTVLMIFTPFFWKSR from the coding sequence ATGTTCAACTTTCGGGCTATCACCCACCTTCTCGGCTTGCTGATCGCCATCAGCGGCTTGGCAATGTTGCTTGCCATCCCTTTTTCACTATACTACCAGAGTTCCGATCTGGAAGCACTTCTTTACTCGGGGCTTGGCTCTCTAGTACTTGGCGGAGCCATCTGGTTTTTCACAAGATCAGAGGAATCCCAAGAACTCAAAAAGCGCGATGGGTACTTGATTGTCACCATGGGATGGCTGGTCATGTCCCTGATCGGCTCTGTGCCTTATATGCTCAGCGGAGCAATTCCCAGTTTCGCAGATGCATTCTTCGAAACGATGTCGGGCTTTACGACAACAGGTGCATCCATCCTCGGACAACACATTGAAGAACTTCCCAAAGGCCTTCATTTCTGGCGGGCAATGACTCACTGGATTGGTGGAATGGGGATTATTGTACTGACGATCGCCATTCTACCTCTCTTGGGGATTGGCGGGATGCAGTTGTACGCAGCCGAAGTTCCGGGACCTACTCCGGACAAACTCACCCCTCGGGTCAAGGAAACTGCCAAAAGACTCTGGATCATTTACGTGGCATTGACCGCAATAGAAGCCATCTTCTTGATGTTTGGAGGAATGAATTTCTTCGATTCGATCTGCCACTCCATGGCTACCCTTTCCACAGGTGGGTTCTCCACACGCCAAGCAAGTATGGCGGCATTTTCCCCCTATCATCAGTATATCGTAACCCTGTTCATGTTTCTGGCGGGAACCAACTTTGCCTTGACGTATTTCGCCTTGCGTGGGAAGCCGCTCAAACTTTGGGAGAATGAAGAGTTTCGGATCTATCTATTTGTCACGCTCATTCTGACGGCGGTTGTGACTGGGGTGGTTTTTGCGACCCAAGACATTCCTTTTGAACAGGCATTCCGGGAATCCATTTTCCAAATCTTGGCGGTTATCACCACTACAGGGTTTGGCACTGCGGATTTCACCGCTTGGGGTCCATTTTTGATGGTTCTGTTTTTCTTCCTCATGTTTTGTGGGGCATGTGCAGGATCGACCAGTGGCGGAATGAAGTTGGTCAGATTCATTGTGGTTTTCAAAAACAGTTATCTGGAACTCAAGCGTCAAATTTTTCCAAAGGCGATTCTCCCTGTCCGGTTCAATGGCAAATCCATCTCGGAGGACATCGTAGGTAAAATTGTGGCCTTCTTCCTGATCTTCGTACTCATTTTCGTGGCTGGATCATTTGTCATGGCTGCCATGGGGCTGGATTACATGTCAGCATTGGGGTCTGTTGCCGCAACCTTGGGCAATATCGGACCGGGAATAGGAGCTGTCGGACCGGGCGATCCGGAGAATTTCGCGGCTTTGCCAGATGCCGGGAAATGGTTCTTGTCTTTCCTGATGCTTCTCGGACGTCTTGAGTTGTTTACCGTTCTGATGATTTTCACGCCATTCTTCTGGAAATCCAGATAG